In the genome of Saccharomonospora viridis DSM 43017, one region contains:
- a CDS encoding sensor histidine kinase, giving the protein MSQPQVPPTGSGDSGPRRRFSLRARVSLLAAFCVACAVALVSFGAYITVHRNLYAALDENLINRAEAAVQSPAVQTRLQSIPGAFLVSSDIHIGLLTANGEMIFPRAGTPPPWGKRELAVATGIDESSLRTDSATDMRVIALPAGHGVAMVLAQSLQPTKQTLNELALVLFFFGGAGILVAAAAGTAVARAGLRPVEKLTWATERVTRTMDLRPIPVSGDDELARLTQSFNTMLRAVAESQDRQRRLVADAGHELRTPLTSLRTNLELLLAASKEGAPTLSERDRADIEADIRAQLDEVTQLIDDLSELSREDTARDTAERVDLVDVVERALERARRRAGSIEFDTELHPWVLVGDPHSLERAVLNLLDNAVKFSPQDSVVRVVLRPLGDGTAVIEVSDSGPGIAPEDLPMVFDRFYRSSEARTLPGSGLGLAIVKQAAERHGGTVYANNKPEGGALMAIRLPGIPGMTDDDTA; this is encoded by the coding sequence ATGAGCCAGCCGCAGGTTCCGCCCACCGGGTCGGGCGACTCCGGGCCTCGCCGGCGCTTCTCCCTTCGGGCACGCGTGTCGCTGTTGGCGGCCTTCTGCGTCGCCTGCGCGGTCGCGCTCGTCTCGTTCGGCGCGTACATCACCGTGCACCGCAATCTGTACGCGGCGTTAGACGAGAACCTCATCAACCGTGCGGAAGCGGCCGTCCAAAGCCCGGCGGTGCAGACCCGCCTGCAGTCCATCCCCGGCGCGTTCCTGGTCAGCAGTGACATCCACATCGGGCTCCTCACCGCCAACGGCGAGATGATCTTTCCCCGCGCGGGCACGCCACCGCCCTGGGGGAAACGGGAACTCGCCGTCGCCACGGGAATCGACGAATCGTCGCTGCGCACGGACTCGGCCACCGACATGCGTGTCATCGCCCTTCCCGCGGGCCACGGTGTCGCCATGGTGCTCGCACAGTCGTTGCAGCCCACGAAACAAACGTTGAACGAACTCGCGTTGGTGCTGTTCTTCTTCGGTGGGGCGGGCATCCTGGTCGCGGCGGCCGCGGGTACCGCCGTGGCACGCGCCGGACTGCGGCCTGTGGAGAAACTGACATGGGCCACCGAGCGGGTCACCCGCACCATGGACCTGCGGCCGATCCCCGTCAGCGGTGACGACGAGCTCGCGCGATTGACGCAGAGCTTCAACACCATGCTGCGCGCGGTCGCGGAATCGCAGGACCGCCAACGCCGGCTCGTCGCTGATGCCGGACATGAACTGCGCACCCCGTTGACGTCGCTACGCACCAACCTGGAGCTGCTCCTGGCCGCCAGTAAGGAAGGCGCCCCGACGCTGTCCGAACGTGACCGCGCGGACATCGAGGCCGACATCCGTGCGCAACTGGACGAGGTGACACAGCTCATCGACGATTTGTCCGAGCTGTCCCGGGAGGACACGGCGCGGGACACCGCTGAACGCGTGGACCTCGTCGACGTGGTCGAACGCGCTCTCGAGCGGGCCCGACGGCGAGCGGGCAGCATCGAGTTCGACACCGAACTCCACCCGTGGGTGCTGGTCGGTGATCCCCACAGTCTCGAACGTGCCGTGCTGAACCTGTTGGACAACGCCGTCAAGTTCTCCCCGCAGGATTCGGTCGTGCGGGTCGTGCTGCGTCCACTCGGCGACGGCACCGCGGTGATCGAGGTGTCCGACTCGGGCCCCGGGATCGCCCCCGAGGACCTGCCCATGGTGTTCGACCGCTTCTACCGTTCGTCCGAGGCGCGCACCCTCCCCGGTTCGGGACTCGGCCTGGCCATCGTCAAACAGGCCGCGGAACGGCACGGCGGAACCGTGTACGCGAACAACAAACCCGAGGGCGGCGCGCTCATGGCGATCCGACTGCCCGGCATCCCGGGGATGACGG
- a CDS encoding response regulator transcription factor, producing the protein MRILVVDDDRAVRESLRRSLQFNGYQVDLASDGAQALEKVATDRPDAMVLDVMMPRLDGLEVARRLRSVGDDLPILVLTARDAVSDRVAGLDAGADDYLPKPFALEELLARLRALLRRAGQEGASGDTDVLTFADLTLNPNTREVTRGDRSISLTRTEFSLLELFMTYPKHVLARSRILEEVWGYDFPTSGNALEVYVGYLRRKTEAGGEPRLIHTVRGVGYVLRETPP; encoded by the coding sequence ATGCGCATCCTCGTTGTGGACGACGACCGGGCCGTGAGGGAGTCCCTGCGGCGTTCGCTGCAATTCAACGGCTATCAGGTCGACCTCGCCAGCGACGGCGCACAGGCCCTGGAGAAAGTGGCCACGGACCGTCCCGACGCCATGGTCCTCGACGTCATGATGCCCCGCCTCGACGGGCTGGAAGTGGCACGCCGGTTGCGCAGCGTCGGCGACGACCTGCCGATCCTCGTGCTCACCGCGCGCGACGCCGTGTCCGACCGGGTGGCCGGGCTCGACGCCGGGGCCGACGACTACCTGCCCAAGCCGTTCGCCCTGGAAGAACTGCTCGCCAGACTGCGCGCGTTGCTGCGCCGCGCGGGGCAGGAAGGCGCAAGCGGTGACACGGACGTGCTCACGTTCGCCGATCTCACACTCAACCCCAACACGCGGGAGGTCACGCGGGGCGATCGATCCATCAGCCTCACGCGCACGGAATTCTCCCTCCTCGAACTGTTCATGACGTATCCGAAGCACGTGCTGGCGCGAAGCCGCATCCTCGAGGAGGTGTGGGGCTACGATTTCCCGACCTCCGGCAACGCGCTCGAGGTGTACGTCGGGTACCTGCGGCGTAAGACCGAAGCCGGCGGGGAACCACGCCTCATCCACACCGTGCGCGGGGTCGGCTACGTGCTCCGGGAGACGCCACCATGA
- a CDS encoding response regulator, whose amino-acid sequence MIKVMFADDEELVRSGLRAMVSPASDIEVVGEAADGRTAVEAVRRFHPDVALLDIRMRTPDDGIRALRAIQTLPKPPAVAMLTTFDIDEYVSLALRFGANGFLLKDIEPIMLVRAIRDLARGGAVLDPGVAARMVNAHRDGQRASAPARELLASLSDREREVVTLIGQGLSNAEIGGRLHLSEATVKGYVSAVLSKIGAANRVQAALLAYRGGLVE is encoded by the coding sequence TTGATCAAAGTGATGTTCGCCGACGATGAGGAGCTGGTCCGCTCGGGCTTGCGCGCGATGGTGTCGCCGGCCTCGGACATCGAGGTCGTGGGCGAGGCGGCCGACGGGAGAACGGCGGTGGAGGCGGTGCGCCGGTTCCATCCCGACGTGGCTCTGCTCGACATCCGCATGCGCACGCCCGACGACGGTATCCGGGCTCTTCGGGCGATCCAGACGTTGCCGAAGCCGCCGGCGGTGGCCATGCTGACGACGTTCGACATCGACGAGTACGTCAGCCTCGCGCTCCGGTTCGGCGCGAACGGCTTCCTCCTCAAGGACATCGAACCCATCATGCTGGTGCGCGCCATCCGCGACCTCGCGCGCGGCGGTGCGGTCCTCGACCCCGGCGTGGCCGCGCGCATGGTGAACGCCCACCGCGACGGGCAACGGGCGTCCGCCCCCGCGCGGGAGCTCCTCGCGTCGCTGTCGGACCGGGAACGGGAAGTCGTCACGCTCATCGGACAAGGACTGTCCAACGCCGAGATCGGAGGACGGCTGCACCTGTCCGAGGCCACGGTCAAGGGCTACGTCTCGGCGGTGCTGTCCAAGATCGGTGCGGCGAACCGGGTGCAGGCCGCCCTACTCGCCTATCGGGGTGGGTTGGTCGAATGA
- a CDS encoding tyrosine-type recombinase/integrase, whose protein sequence is MHLHQLRHYSATELIASGVDPRTVAGRLGHGGGSATTLRVYSAWVAEADQRAADKFTDRMLKAPIALRGGQPLPEDCV, encoded by the coding sequence ATGCACCTTCATCAGCTGCGCCACTATTCGGCGACGGAGTTGATCGCTTCCGGCGTCGACCCCCGCACCGTCGCCGGTCGCCTCGGTCACGGCGGCGGAAGCGCAACGACGCTGCGGGTGTACTCGGCGTGGGTGGCGGAAGCTGACCAGCGCGCCGCTGACAAGTTCACCGACAGAATGCTGAAGGCACCGATCGCCCTCAGAGGCGGACAACCTCTACCAGAAGATTGCGTCTGA
- a CDS encoding GntR family transcriptional regulator, whose protein sequence is MRIGDTLLPITELAGRYHVGVGTVHRALTELKSEGLVRARRGQRAVVTDRNFYTPEANIEGSA, encoded by the coding sequence TTGCGTATCGGTGACACCTTGCTGCCAATCACTGAACTCGCTGGTCGATATCACGTCGGTGTCGGCACAGTGCACCGCGCGCTCACAGAGTTGAAGTCCGAAGGGCTAGTCAGAGCCAGACGTGGTCAACGAGCGGTCGTCACCGACAGAAACTTTTACACCCCTGAAGCAAACATCGAAGGCTCGGCTTGA